The nucleotide window ATACGAACCAGTATATGCCCGCAGGTAGGGTCGCTGAGCCTGTAGCGCTCTGCCCGCTAGATAGGCCTGCATTGAGGTAGCTCGATGTTGTAGTCCCAACTGCTAGGACTATACTTCCGTCCTGACCCACGTCGTCACCTGGAGTAGCAGTCGTGTTACTCACTATGAGGAAGTTGTGAGTCAGTCCCTCCTGATTGGTGAAGTGTACTAGAACTGTCCAACCAGCTGGGACGTACACGTGTAGTTGACCGTTGCTCGTACCG belongs to Metallosphaera tengchongensis and includes:
- a CDS encoding sulfocyanin-like copper-binding protein; translated protein: MTTTSSLPSGATALPYNSANKTVFLYIVASSSGQPFNFNGTSNGQLHVYVPAGWTVLVHFTNQEGLTHNFLIVSNTTATPGDDVGQDGSIVLAVGTTTSSYLNAGLSSGQSATGSATLPAGIYWFVCGIEGHAAAGMWGVIVSSTSVTTPYVQ